The proteins below are encoded in one region of Methylocystis rosea:
- the scpB gene encoding SMC-Scp complex subunit ScpB — protein sequence MGRPQKSELHESFDPALMELPEAVRWREWMGRVEAVIFAARTPVSRETLARLVGATCNLDDLIADIRDDLRARPYELVFVAGGYQLRTRPRFAPAIRAAAGGDLRIAGAPELTPTEILAVTAIAYLQPATRAELSSVAGKEISRDVIGALKRHGLIDGALRAPRPGAPFAYVTTKKFLEVFGLATLRELPDIERLEDEGLLERPQPEADLDGALGLSADDG from the coding sequence ATGGGCCGCCCCCAAAAAAGCGAGCTGCACGAGTCATTCGATCCCGCGCTTATGGAGTTGCCGGAAGCCGTGCGCTGGCGCGAGTGGATGGGGCGCGTCGAAGCGGTGATTTTCGCCGCGCGGACCCCGGTATCGCGCGAGACGCTCGCCAGGCTGGTTGGCGCGACCTGCAATCTCGACGACCTGATCGCCGACATCCGCGACGATTTACGCGCGAGACCCTATGAACTCGTCTTTGTCGCCGGCGGCTATCAGCTGCGCACCAGGCCGCGTTTCGCGCCGGCGATCCGCGCGGCGGCCGGCGGCGATCTGCGCATTGCGGGCGCGCCCGAATTGACGCCGACCGAGATTTTGGCGGTGACCGCGATCGCCTATCTGCAACCCGCCACCCGCGCCGAACTCTCGTCGGTCGCCGGCAAAGAGATCAGCCGCGACGTCATCGGCGCGCTCAAGCGCCATGGCCTGATCGACGGCGCCTTGCGCGCGCCTCGGCCCGGCGCGCCGTTCGCCTATGTGACGACCAAGAAATTCCTGGAGGTCTTCGGACTCGCGACATTGCGCGAGCTTCCCGATATCGAACGGCTCGAAGACGAAGGGCTTTTGGAGAGGCCGCAACCGGAGGCCGATCTCGACGGCGCTTTAGGTCTGTCCGCCGATGATGGGTAA
- a CDS encoding DUF1403 family protein gives MLESDSPHPLSLEPAPMARPRRVVRSRPLNPSRPPNLPEIQPLPRWARLNGGAGGVRNAMFLAGAGIAHLDQILRAGADVSSAGRDSVDVSNAGKNFGVEPVFSGALRQRLALTAAAACARLARLREDEAALRDAEHLTGYGGETSPAGRLHRLFRLFASRSVKFDAATLAIAAEHVGAPSAMDAQGLAGALRDAMIKADEPLAAAARVSEAAMHCLAAVPAIDAEIFVLWLADVALAQKLGWKAPIPLLATVVAHPALRRGQNGRRARPRDSDWSTALAGAYALAAGEAIDVAGALSRQTQKLLDAAPKLRAKSAAPVIEMLLADDCVTPARAAKTARLSDRGARRLFDRLIELRAVRELSGRASFRLYGL, from the coding sequence ATGTTGGAAAGCGATTCGCCCCACCCGTTGAGCCTTGAACCCGCGCCGATGGCGCGCCCGCGGCGCGTCGTGCGAAGCCGTCCTCTAAACCCGTCGCGCCCCCCAAATCTTCCGGAAATCCAGCCGCTTCCGCGTTGGGCGAGGCTCAACGGCGGCGCCGGCGGCGTCAGAAACGCGATGTTTCTCGCCGGCGCCGGGATCGCCCATCTCGATCAGATTTTGCGCGCCGGCGCCGATGTTTCGAGCGCCGGCAGAGACTCCGTCGATGTTTCTAATGCCGGCAAAAACTTCGGCGTCGAGCCGGTTTTTTCGGGCGCGCTGCGCCAGCGCCTGGCGCTCACAGCCGCCGCGGCCTGCGCGCGTCTCGCGCGGCTGCGCGAGGACGAAGCGGCGCTCCGCGACGCCGAGCATCTCACCGGCTACGGCGGCGAGACCAGCCCGGCCGGCCGCCTGCATCGCCTATTTCGGCTGTTTGCGTCGCGCTCCGTGAAATTTGACGCAGCGACATTGGCGATCGCCGCTGAACATGTTGGGGCGCCGAGCGCCATGGACGCGCAGGGTCTCGCCGGCGCGTTGCGTGACGCCATGATAAAGGCCGACGAGCCGCTCGCCGCGGCCGCGCGCGTGAGCGAAGCGGCGATGCATTGTCTCGCGGCCGTCCCTGCAATCGATGCGGAAATCTTTGTCCTCTGGCTCGCCGATGTCGCGCTGGCGCAAAAACTCGGCTGGAAGGCGCCAATTCCGCTGCTGGCCACGGTGGTCGCGCATCCCGCATTGCGCCGCGGTCAAAACGGCCGTCGAGCGCGTCCACGCGACAGCGACTGGTCGACCGCGCTCGCCGGCGCCTACGCGCTTGCGGCGGGTGAGGCGATCGATGTCGCTGGCGCCTTGTCGCGCCAAACGCAAAAACTTCTCGACGCCGCGCCGAAATTGCGGGCCAAGAGCGCGGCGCCGGTCATCGAGATGCTGCTCGCCGATGATTGCGTGACGCCGGCGCGCGCGGCGAAAACGGCAAGGCTCTCCGACCGCGGCGCGCGGCGTCTGTTTGATCGGCTCATTGAACTTCGCGCCGTGCGAGAGCTCTCGGGGCGCGCGAGCTTCCGGCTTTATGGGCTCTGA
- a CDS encoding TniQ family protein has protein sequence MNAAALASLLPVAPRPAAEERLSSWLSRVAGIYGLSASALLDHFGLAGVSPLTLEQDLSAGQGALIAARAGLSASTIDAMTFATLAPHARVMIAPSARYFCPLCAQTPAIGRKDAALPWTFWCSVHGVRLRGRDKRPMQSFLPESVLERLDPLARRGVARLAAWAEERDAVGEIDPPVPELLRFLTTPYRRPSPPSLAEQPRLSLEARRANHAFLTRPIVRQALLVAAPEYDRFAPVLAKPVRPGLAALACGSLLQNYALAVGVARLTENPVEHAAAALAAADAEGETNLRRILRTWPSATRRRIGVELRRLTDAQPAGKAPRRRRLQRSSINYARVPQISARLVP, from the coding sequence GTGAACGCGGCGGCGCTCGCCTCGCTCTTGCCTGTCGCGCCGCGACCGGCGGCGGAAGAGCGCCTGTCGTCGTGGCTGTCGCGGGTCGCCGGGATATACGGCTTATCGGCGAGCGCGCTGCTCGACCATTTCGGGCTCGCGGGAGTTTCGCCGCTGACGCTGGAACAGGACCTGTCGGCGGGGCAGGGGGCCTTGATCGCGGCGCGCGCCGGGCTGAGCGCGTCCACGATCGACGCGATGACATTCGCGACCCTGGCGCCGCACGCCCGTGTCATGATCGCGCCGAGCGCCAGATATTTTTGCCCGCTTTGCGCTCAAACTCCCGCGATCGGCCGCAAGGATGCGGCGCTGCCCTGGACCTTTTGGTGTTCCGTGCACGGCGTTCGGCTGCGGGGGCGCGACAAGCGGCCGATGCAGAGCTTTCTGCCCGAAAGCGTTCTCGAACGCCTCGATCCGCTGGCGCGCCGCGGCGTCGCCCGCTTGGCGGCCTGGGCCGAGGAGCGCGACGCCGTGGGCGAGATCGACCCGCCGGTTCCGGAGCTGCTGCGGTTCCTGACCACACCCTACCGTCGCCCGTCGCCGCCATCCCTGGCGGAGCAGCCGCGACTCTCACTGGAGGCGCGCCGCGCCAACCACGCGTTTCTGACCCGGCCGATCGTCCGCCAGGCCCTGCTTGTCGCCGCGCCGGAATATGATCGCTTCGCGCCCGTGCTCGCCAAGCCAGTTCGCCCGGGGCTCGCCGCGCTCGCGTGCGGCTCGCTCTTACAGAACTACGCTTTGGCCGTCGGCGTGGCGCGCCTGACCGAAAATCCCGTCGAACACGCGGCGGCGGCGCTGGCGGCGGCCGACGCCGAGGGGGAGACGAACCTGCGTCGTATTTTGAGGACCTGGCCGTCTGCGACGCGCCGTCGCATCGGCGTCGAGTTACGACGCCTGACCGACGCGCAGCCGGCTGGAAAGGCTCCGCGACGGCGTCGATTGCAGCGCAGTTCCATAAATTATGCGCGAGTCCCACAAATTTCGGCGCGGCTTGTCCCATGA